One segment of Bacteroides caecimuris DNA contains the following:
- a CDS encoding site-specific integrase, with protein MKKALPNTKVTVKLRRSNYKEEWYLIIESYPVYKRGSKRASRVVESINRIISTPVWDKSSIARILPDGTFNYKPKRDLNGIIQCRSTIDQEACIYADNVRKLRQHEYDSAVLYTDRENEIAAQNERSEQDFIKYFNGIISKRHPNSSNSIIVNWTRVGELLKIYSQGNPIPFKTISVKLLEDIKMFLLRAPMGGNKKGTISQNTASTYFSILKAGLKQAFVDEYLTVDISAKVKGITNIETPRVALTMNEVQMLVDTPCKDDVLKRAFLFSILTGLRHSDIQALKWKQIQQTSKGTWQAVVVQQKTKRPDYKPVIQQALQLCGERPNDDEALVFEGLTDASWISRPLKAWIEASGIKKHITFHCGRHYELSLSLNLNSLQRFVS; from the coding sequence ATGAAGAAAGCATTACCTAATACCAAAGTGACCGTCAAGCTCAGAAGGTCGAATTACAAAGAAGAGTGGTATCTGATTATAGAGTCGTACCCAGTTTACAAGCGAGGTTCTAAACGGGCAAGCCGTGTGGTGGAATCTATTAACCGGATTATATCCACACCTGTTTGGGATAAGTCGTCCATTGCACGTATCTTGCCGGATGGGACATTCAACTATAAGCCTAAGCGTGATTTGAATGGAATTATCCAATGCCGTTCAACGATAGACCAAGAGGCTTGTATCTATGCCGACAATGTGCGTAAGTTACGCCAACACGAATATGACAGTGCCGTCCTCTACACTGATAGAGAAAACGAAATCGCTGCACAAAATGAACGAAGCGAACAGGACTTTATCAAATATTTCAATGGCATCATCAGCAAACGGCATCCCAATAGCTCTAATTCAATCATAGTCAACTGGACCCGTGTGGGAGAATTGTTGAAAATCTATTCGCAAGGCAACCCGATCCCGTTTAAAACGATTTCCGTGAAACTACTTGAAGACATCAAGATGTTCCTGTTACGTGCCCCGATGGGAGGTAATAAGAAAGGAACTATCTCACAGAATACGGCATCCACCTATTTCTCCATTCTCAAAGCCGGATTGAAGCAGGCGTTTGTTGATGAATATCTGACGGTTGACATCAGCGCAAAAGTAAAAGGAATAACAAACATAGAGACACCTCGTGTTGCACTTACTATGAATGAAGTGCAAATGTTGGTTGATACTCCTTGCAAAGATGATGTTCTGAAACGTGCGTTCTTGTTTTCTATCCTTACAGGATTGCGACATAGTGATATCCAAGCATTGAAATGGAAACAGATTCAGCAGACGAGTAAAGGCACATGGCAAGCGGTCGTAGTTCAGCAAAAGACAAAACGACCCGATTATAAGCCAGTCATTCAACAAGCCCTTCAACTATGCGGTGAGCGTCCAAATGATGATGAAGCTCTCGTTTTTGAGGGATTGACAGATGCCTCTTGGATTTCCCGTCCTTTGAAAGCTTGGATAGAAGCATCCGGCATCAAGAAGCATATCACCTTCCATTGTGGAAGACATTACGAATTGTCTTTATCGCTGAATTTGAATAGTTTGCAAAGATTTGTTTCTTGA
- the dnaK gene encoding molecular chaperone DnaK: MGKIIGIDLGTTNSCVSVFEGNEPVVIANSEGKRTTPSVVAFVDGGERKIGDPAKRQAITNPTRTIFSIKRFMGETWDQVQKEVTRVPYKVVKGDNNTPRVDIDGRLYTPQEISAMILQKMKKTAEDYLGQEVTEAVITVPAYFSDSQRQATKEAGQIAGLEVKRIVNEPTAAALAYGLDKAHKDMKIAVFDLGGGTFDISILEFGGGVFEVLSTNGDTHLGGDDFDQVIINWLVEEFKNDEGADLTQDAMALQRLKEAAEKAKIELSSSTSTEINLPYIMPVGGVPKHLVKTLTRAKFESLAHNLIQACLEPCKKAMSDAGLNNADIDEVILVGGSSRIPAVQKLVEDFFGKAPSKGVNPDEVVAIGAAVQGAVLTDEIKGVVLLDVTPLSMGIETLGGVMTKLIDANTTIPARKSETFSTAADNQTEVTIHVLQGERPMAAQNKSIGQFNLTGIAPARRGVPQIEVTFDIDANGILKVSAKDKATGKEQAIRIEASSGLSKEEIEKMKAEAEANAEADKKEREKIDKLNQADSVIFQTENQLKELGDKLSADKKAPIEAALQKLKDAHKAQDLAAIDSAMAEINTAFQAASAEMYAQSGAQGGAQAGPDMNGGAGQQDNSKHGDNVQDADFEEVK; this comes from the coding sequence ATGGGAAAAATTATTGGTATTGACTTAGGAACAACAAACTCTTGTGTTTCTGTATTTGAAGGTAACGAACCGGTAGTAATTGCAAACAGCGAAGGTAAACGTACAACTCCTTCAGTAGTTGCTTTTGTGGATGGTGGCGAACGTAAGATAGGTGATCCTGCAAAACGTCAGGCTATTACGAACCCTACACGTACAATCTTCTCTATTAAACGTTTCATGGGTGAAACTTGGGATCAGGTACAAAAAGAAGTGACTCGTGTTCCTTATAAAGTAGTGAAAGGTGATAATAACACTCCGCGTGTTGACATCGACGGACGTCTGTATACTCCGCAGGAAATCTCTGCAATGATTCTTCAGAAAATGAAGAAAACTGCTGAAGACTATCTCGGACAGGAAGTAACAGAAGCGGTTATCACTGTGCCTGCTTATTTCTCCGACTCTCAACGTCAGGCTACAAAAGAAGCCGGACAGATTGCAGGTCTGGAAGTAAAACGTATTGTAAATGAACCGACAGCCGCTGCTCTTGCTTACGGTCTTGACAAGGCTCACAAGGATATGAAGATTGCCGTATTCGACCTTGGTGGTGGTACATTTGATATTTCTATCCTTGAATTTGGTGGCGGTGTATTCGAAGTGCTTTCTACAAACGGTGATACTCACCTGGGTGGTGATGACTTCGACCAAGTAATCATCAACTGGTTGGTTGAGGAATTCAAGAATGATGAAGGTGCTGACTTGACTCAGGATGCGATGGCTTTGCAACGTCTGAAAGAAGCTGCTGAAAAAGCTAAGATTGAATTGTCTTCTTCTACAAGTACAGAAATCAACTTGCCGTATATCATGCCGGTAGGTGGTGTACCTAAGCACTTGGTGAAGACTTTGACTCGTGCAAAATTCGAATCTTTGGCTCATAATTTGATTCAGGCTTGTCTTGAACCTTGTAAGAAAGCAATGAGTGACGCTGGCTTGAACAACGCTGATATTGACGAAGTAATCCTTGTAGGTGGTTCTTCACGTATCCCAGCTGTACAGAAATTGGTAGAAGATTTCTTTGGTAAAGCTCCTTCTAAAGGTGTGAATCCGGATGAAGTGGTAGCTATTGGTGCTGCTGTACAGGGTGCTGTTTTGACAGACGAAATCAAAGGTGTAGTATTGTTGGATGTTACTCCGTTGTCAATGGGTATCGAAACACTGGGTGGTGTAATGACTAAGTTGATCGATGCTAACACTACGATTCCGGCTCGTAAGAGTGAAACATTCTCTACTGCTGCCGATAACCAGACGGAAGTTACTATCCACGTATTACAGGGAGAACGTCCGATGGCTGCACAGAACAAATCAATCGGTCAGTTCAACTTGACAGGTATTGCTCCGGCTCGTCGTGGTGTTCCTCAAATTGAGGTTACATTCGATATCGATGCCAACGGTATCTTGAAAGTGTCTGCAAAAGATAAGGCTACCGGTAAGGAACAGGCTATTCGTATCGAAGCTTCCAGCGGTTTGAGCAAGGAAGAAATCGAGAAGATGAAAGCTGAGGCTGAAGCTAATGCAGAAGCGGACAAGAAAGAACGTGAAAAGATTGATAAGCTGAACCAGGCTGACAGCGTAATCTTCCAGACTGAAAATCAGTTGAAGGAATTAGGCGATAAGTTGTCTGCTGACAAGAAAGCTCCGATTGAAGCTGCTCTGCAGAAATTGAAAGATGCTCATAAGGCACAGGATTTGGCTGCTATCGATTCTGCTATGGCAGAAATCAATACTGCTTTCCAGGCTGCAAGTGCTGAAATGTATGCACAGAGCGGTGCGCAAGGTGGTGCACAGGCTGGTCCTGACATGAACGGTGGTGCTGGTCAGCAAGACAACAGCAAGCATGGAGATAATGTTCAGGATGCTGATTTCGAGGAAGTCAAATGA
- a CDS encoding alpha/beta hydrolase family protein, translating into MQKQIITFLFCVALTMTTVAQIPALTHNDMLTSLLGVMPKKEPLRVDTLETTALDGGVKYKIRYFIEPGNPVLETPDDWGSAYLFVPSLPSGKKAPAIVAMHQDDVYYHIGKSEPAGLMGDSTMFYGRELFERGYIVMCPDRFYHADRRKTCQDWGNLSENDYERDFFTQQKRIGVLLAEGRNTWGKEAYDFSRAVDVLVAMPEVDTDNIGAIGHSAGANALSYCLFYEPRVKAAVANCGTSEINNYYNYNRPGTMPASLALPSSVKFGINTHDYIAAIAPRALFISEGAHQWGDGHPDPSDKRFAAELELFKDKYLKNDGTDIEIVLFEENGGRHCFPKGVKEQAYSWLDKHLKR; encoded by the coding sequence ATGCAGAAACAAATCATCACATTCTTGTTTTGTGTCGCTCTTACAATGACAACGGTGGCGCAGATTCCGGCACTAACACATAATGACATGTTGACATCTTTGTTGGGAGTGATGCCTAAGAAAGAGCCTTTGCGGGTTGACACATTGGAGACCACTGCCTTAGACGGTGGGGTCAAGTATAAGATACGCTACTTTATAGAACCGGGAAATCCTGTACTTGAGACTCCGGATGATTGGGGTAGTGCATATCTGTTTGTCCCATCTCTACCGTCAGGCAAGAAGGCTCCGGCGATTGTCGCAATGCATCAGGACGATGTTTATTACCATATAGGCAAGTCGGAACCTGCCGGGCTGATGGGTGACAGCACAATGTTCTATGGTAGAGAACTCTTTGAACGCGGTTATATCGTGATGTGCCCTGACAGATTCTATCATGCCGACAGGCGCAAAACGTGTCAAGACTGGGGAAATTTATCCGAGAATGATTATGAGAGGGACTTCTTTACCCAACAGAAACGAATCGGAGTATTGCTCGCGGAAGGACGTAACACCTGGGGTAAAGAAGCATACGACTTTTCACGCGCAGTTGATGTCCTGGTGGCAATGCCAGAGGTAGACACAGATAATATTGGTGCTATAGGCCATTCCGCAGGGGCAAATGCTCTTTCATACTGTTTGTTCTATGAGCCTCGCGTTAAAGCGGCCGTGGCCAACTGTGGGACATCAGAAATCAACAATTATTACAACTACAACCGACCGGGCACAATGCCAGCCTCACTGGCACTTCCGAGCAGTGTGAAGTTCGGCATAAACACTCATGATTATATAGCGGCCATCGCTCCTCGGGCTTTATTCATATCTGAAGGTGCGCACCAGTGGGGCGACGGTCATCCGGACCCATCGGATAAAAGATTTGCTGCGGAACTGGAGCTTTTCAAAGATAAATACTTGAAAAACGACGGCACAGATATAGAGATAGTCCTTTTTGAAGAAAATGGCGGACGCCACTGTTTTCCAAAAGGAGTAAAAGAACAGGCATATTCATGGCTTGACAAGCATTTGAAAAGGTAA
- a CDS encoding helix-turn-helix domain-containing protein — translation MNELINKDSEWIIHFMGSLDRLLDSFEHLTANYRPTLNGERFFTDKEVSARLKVSRRTLQDYRNEGRIAYIQLGGKILYRESDIERMLADGYRSAYRLTGT, via the coding sequence ATGAATGAACTGATAAACAAGGACAGCGAGTGGATAATCCACTTCATGGGTAGTCTCGACCGTCTTTTGGACAGCTTCGAGCATCTGACCGCCAATTACCGACCGACACTGAACGGAGAGCGTTTCTTCACTGACAAAGAAGTGTCGGCACGGCTGAAAGTGAGCCGCCGGACACTTCAGGACTACCGGAACGAAGGGCGCATAGCCTATATCCAGTTGGGCGGTAAAATCCTCTACCGTGAATCCGACATCGAAAGGATGCTTGCTGACGGCTACCGCTCCGCCTATCGGCTGACAGGCACATGA
- a CDS encoding helix-turn-helix domain-containing protein, whose product MEIVSIERKTFEAMVAKFDRFVSRMDAICRRHGEKKMGEWMDNQDVCRMLNISPRTLQTLRDNGTLAYSQINHKTYYRPDDVQRIVSVVEDRRKEAKFKGRTV is encoded by the coding sequence ATGGAAATCGTATCAATTGAAAGAAAGACCTTTGAGGCGATGGTCGCCAAGTTCGACCGTTTCGTCAGTCGCATGGATGCCATCTGCCGGCGGCACGGAGAGAAGAAGATGGGCGAGTGGATGGACAATCAGGACGTTTGCCGGATGCTCAACATCAGCCCACGCACATTGCAGACCCTTCGGGACAACGGGACGCTGGCTTACTCGCAGATAAACCACAAGACGTATTACCGTCCCGATGACGTGCAGCGTATTGTTTCCGTTGTGGAGGACAGGCGGAAAGAGGCGAAGTTCAAAGGAAGAACTGTATAA
- a CDS encoding helix-turn-helix domain-containing protein, which produces MPRGNYTIQRSCEECGKIFTPPTLMSKYCCPTCSKRAYKKRQIAKEKEAIRQALVRRIPSNKGYLTVKESMLIYGISKDVLYRMIRKGLIPSYNFGQRLTRLSRQYMDEHFKTKAGSRKRKKEALSFEPKDCYTIGEIAKKFHINDSSVFKHIRRHSIPTRQIGNYVYVPKSEIDKLYKSL; this is translated from the coding sequence ATGCCAAGAGGAAATTACACCATTCAAAGAAGTTGTGAGGAGTGTGGTAAAATCTTTACTCCTCCCACATTGATGTCAAAGTATTGTTGTCCAACTTGTTCCAAGAGGGCATACAAGAAAAGGCAAATCGCAAAAGAGAAAGAGGCAATACGTCAAGCATTAGTCAGGCGAATACCATCCAACAAGGGGTATCTGACAGTTAAAGAGTCTATGCTGATTTACGGTATTAGCAAAGATGTACTTTATCGTATGATACGGAAGGGCTTGATACCATCATACAATTTTGGTCAGCGTCTGACACGCCTTAGTCGGCAGTATATGGATGAACACTTCAAAACAAAGGCTGGCAGTAGAAAGAGAAAAAAGGAAGCATTGTCCTTTGAACCCAAAGACTGTTACACTATCGGAGAGATTGCCAAAAAGTTCCATATCAATGACAGCAGTGTCTTTAAGCACATACGCCGTCATTCTATTCCTACACGCCAAATTGGTAATTATGTTTATGTTCCCAAATCTGAAATTGATAAATTATATAAGTCGTTATGA
- a CDS encoding META domain-containing protein: protein MNKVLVSMCIAGAALAMSSCRSVEKATPLSSINGEWNIIEVNGSKVTPGESRTLPFIAFDTATGRVSGSSGCNRMMGNFDVNAKPGSLELGAIGSTRMMCPDMTTERNVLSALAQVKGYKKAGKDKLYLCNASNRPVIALEKKEADVKLSVLNGEWKVKEVNGEAIPSGMEKQPFIAFDVKKKTIHGNAGCNLINGGFETNTSNAKSISFPGVASTMMACPDMETEGKILKAMNEVKSFDVLAGGGIGLYDANNALVLVLEK, encoded by the coding sequence ATGAATAAAGTATTAGTTTCAATGTGCATTGCCGGTGCAGCACTTGCAATGTCATCATGCCGTTCGGTTGAGAAGGCAACTCCATTATCATCTATCAATGGTGAATGGAATATTATAGAAGTCAATGGCTCGAAAGTAACTCCGGGCGAAAGCAGAACTCTGCCCTTTATTGCTTTTGATACCGCAACGGGACGCGTGTCGGGCAGTAGCGGTTGCAACCGTATGATGGGTAACTTCGACGTAAACGCGAAACCGGGAAGCCTTGAACTAGGTGCAATAGGCAGCACCCGGATGATGTGTCCGGATATGACGACTGAGAGAAATGTATTGAGTGCTCTTGCACAGGTGAAAGGATATAAAAAAGCCGGCAAAGACAAATTGTACCTTTGCAATGCGTCGAATCGACCGGTTATAGCTTTGGAAAAAAAGGAGGCTGATGTGAAATTGTCGGTATTGAACGGAGAATGGAAAGTAAAGGAAGTGAATGGCGAAGCAATTCCTTCCGGTATGGAGAAGCAACCTTTCATCGCTTTTGATGTGAAGAAAAAGACGATTCACGGTAATGCCGGATGCAACTTGATAAATGGTGGCTTTGAAACCAATACAAGCAACGCTAAGTCAATCTCTTTCCCGGGTGTGGCAAGCACAATGATGGCTTGTCCGGATATGGAAACAGAAGGCAAGATTCTGAAAGCAATGAATGAAGTGAAGTCATTTGATGTATTAGCCGGTGGTGGCATTGGTTTGTATGATGCAAATAATGCATTGGTGCTTGTTTTGGAAAAATAG
- a CDS encoding saccharopine dehydrogenase family protein: MGRVLIIGAGGVGTVVAHKVAQNADVFTDIMIASRTKEKCDKIVEAIGNPTIKTAKVDADNVEELVALFNDFKPEMVINVALPYQDLTIMEACLKAGVNYLDTANYEPKDEAHFEYSWQWAYHDRFKEAGLTAILGCGFDPGVSGIYTAYAAKHYFDEIQYLDIVDCNAGNHHKAFATNFNPEINIREITQNGRYYEDGKWVTTGPLEIHKDLTYPNIGPRDSYLLYHEELESLVKNFPTIKRARFWMTFGQEYLTHLRVIQNIGMARIDEVDYNGVKIVPLQFLKAVLPNPQDLGENYEGETSIGCRIRGLKDGKERTYYVYNNCSHQEAYKETGMQGVSYTTGVPAMIGAMMFFKGEWKRPGVNNVEEFNPDPFMEQLNKQGLPWHEVIDQDLEL; this comes from the coding sequence ATGGGTAGAGTTCTTATTATTGGTGCAGGCGGTGTTGGTACTGTCGTTGCACACAAAGTGGCACAAAATGCCGATGTATTTACAGATATCATGATTGCCAGCCGTACAAAAGAGAAATGCGATAAAATCGTTGAGGCAATAGGTAATCCCACGATAAAGACAGCTAAAGTTGACGCAGACAATGTGGAAGAACTGGTAGCCTTATTCAACGATTTCAAACCGGAAATGGTGATTAACGTCGCTCTCCCCTATCAGGACTTGACTATCATGGAAGCTTGCCTGAAAGCCGGAGTGAACTATCTGGACACCGCCAATTATGAGCCGAAAGATGAAGCTCACTTTGAATACAGTTGGCAATGGGCTTACCATGACCGTTTCAAAGAAGCCGGTCTGACAGCTATCCTCGGTTGCGGATTCGACCCGGGAGTCAGTGGTATCTATACAGCTTATGCAGCCAAGCATTATTTTGACGAAATCCAATACCTGGATATTGTAGACTGTAATGCAGGAAATCATCACAAGGCATTCGCAACCAACTTCAATCCCGAAATCAATATCCGTGAAATTACGCAGAACGGTCGTTATTATGAGGACGGCAAGTGGGTAACCACCGGACCGCTGGAAATCCATAAAGACCTGACATATCCGAATATCGGACCGCGCGACTCCTATCTTCTTTATCACGAAGAACTGGAATCGTTGGTGAAGAACTTCCCAACTATCAAACGTGCACGCTTCTGGATGACGTTCGGACAGGAATACCTGACTCACTTGCGCGTTATCCAAAACATCGGTATGGCACGCATTGACGAAGTAGACTACAACGGAGTGAAAATTGTACCTCTGCAATTCTTGAAAGCCGTATTGCCTAATCCGCAGGATTTGGGTGAAAATTACGAAGGTGAAACATCCATCGGCTGCCGTATCCGTGGTCTGAAAGATGGGAAAGAACGTACTTACTATGTTTACAATAACTGTAGCCACCAAGAAGCATACAAGGAAACAGGTATGCAGGGAGTAAGCTACACCACCGGAGTTCCGGCAATGATCGGAGCCATGATGTTCTTCAAAGGAGAATGGAAACGTCCGGGGGTAAATAATGTGGAAGAATTCAATCCGGATCCGTTTATGGAGCAACTGAACAAGCAAGGTCTGCCTTGGCATGAAGTAATCGATCAGGATTTAGAATTGTAA
- the mobA gene encoding conjugal transfer protein MobA codes for MKKKSKYGRNPKLNPRTHCVMVRFDDVEWNRFLTMYEESNVYAKAVFLKAHFFGQKFRVLKVDKTLVDYYTKLSDFHAQFRAIGTNYNQVVKELRIHFSEKKAMALLYKLEKHTIDLVKLSKEIVELSREIYVKWEQSKSD; via the coding sequence ATGAAAAAGAAGAGCAAGTACGGGAGAAATCCCAAGTTGAATCCGAGGACACACTGTGTGATGGTGCGCTTCGATGATGTGGAGTGGAACAGGTTCCTGACGATGTACGAGGAATCGAACGTGTATGCGAAAGCCGTCTTTCTCAAGGCGCATTTCTTCGGACAGAAGTTCAGGGTGCTGAAGGTGGACAAGACGCTGGTAGACTACTACACCAAACTGTCGGACTTCCACGCCCAGTTCCGTGCCATCGGTACGAACTACAATCAGGTCGTTAAAGAGTTGCGCATCCACTTTTCGGAGAAGAAGGCGATGGCGTTGCTCTACAAACTGGAGAAACATACCATCGATCTTGTGAAGTTGAGCAAAGAAATTGTGGAACTTTCAAGGGAGATATACGTTAAGTGGGAGCAATCTAAATCCGACTAA
- a CDS encoding site-specific integrase, with protein MKVEKFKVLLYLKKSGLDKSGKAPIMGRVTVNRTMAQFGSKLSCTPELWNPRESRLNGKSKEAVETNARIEKLLLAVNNAFNSLVSRKVDFEATDVKNHFQGSMETQMTLMKMTDVVCDDLKARIGIDRAKGTYPGYHYMRLTLGEFIEHQYKVKDLAFGQLTEQFIHDYQAFAMENKGYAIDTVRHHLAILKKICRLAYKKGYADRSHFQHFTLPKKTETTPRALSRESFEKIRDVEIPTYRKSHILARDMFLFGCYTGVSYADVVSITHTNLYTDKDGALWLKYRRKKNELRASVKLLPEAIALINKYHSEDRETLFPLLRWSNLRRHMKALAALSRIKDDLCYHQARHSFASLITLEAGVPIETISRMLGHSDISTTQVYARVSPKKLFEDMDKFIKATEDFKLTL; from the coding sequence ATGAAAGTAGAAAAATTCAAGGTGTTGCTCTACCTCAAAAAGAGCGGACTGGACAAATCGGGCAAAGCCCCGATAATGGGAAGAGTCACCGTGAACCGCACGATGGCGCAGTTCGGATCTAAGCTGTCCTGCACTCCCGAACTGTGGAATCCCCGTGAAAGCCGTCTGAACGGCAAGAGCAAGGAAGCGGTGGAAACCAATGCCAGGATTGAAAAACTGCTGTTGGCGGTGAACAACGCTTTCAACAGCCTTGTGAGTCGTAAAGTGGATTTTGAAGCCACCGATGTGAAGAATCATTTTCAAGGCAGCATGGAAACACAGATGACTCTCATGAAAATGACGGATGTTGTCTGTGACGACCTCAAAGCCCGTATCGGCATAGACCGCGCGAAAGGAACTTATCCCGGCTATCACTATATGCGTCTGACCCTCGGAGAGTTCATCGAGCATCAGTACAAGGTCAAGGACCTGGCATTCGGGCAACTGACGGAACAGTTCATCCACGACTATCAAGCATTCGCTATGGAAAACAAGGGATATGCGATAGATACCGTCCGCCATCATCTTGCCATCCTGAAGAAGATATGCCGTCTGGCTTATAAGAAGGGGTATGCCGACAGGAGCCATTTCCAGCATTTTACCTTGCCGAAGAAGACTGAAACGACACCACGGGCATTAAGCCGTGAATCGTTTGAGAAAATCCGGGATGTGGAAATACCTACTTACCGCAAATCCCACATACTGGCAAGGGATATGTTTCTCTTCGGATGCTATACCGGAGTCTCTTATGCAGATGTCGTTTCAATTACACATACCAATTTATATACGGATAAGGACGGGGCTTTGTGGCTGAAATACCGCAGAAAGAAGAACGAACTCCGTGCCAGCGTAAAACTATTGCCCGAAGCTATTGCGCTTATCAATAAGTACCATAGTGAGGACAGGGAAACCTTGTTTCCTTTACTTCGCTGGTCAAATCTCAGAAGGCACATGAAAGCGTTGGCGGCATTGTCAAGAATCAAGGATGACTTGTGCTACCATCAGGCCCGCCATAGCTTTGCCTCGTTGATAACGCTTGAAGCAGGCGTTCCGATAGAGACCATCAGCCGAATGTTGGGACATTCCGATATTTCCACCACTCAGGTCTATGCCCGTGTCAGCCCGAAGAAACTTTTCGAGGACATGGACAAGTTCATTAAAGCGACCGAAGATTTCAAACTCACTCTTTAA
- a CDS encoding site-specific integrase, which translates to MRSTFSLLPYINRSKVKADGTTAVLCRITIDGKQTVISPGIYCRPEDWNGRKNEIKSARENNRLREYLRMTEEAYNEILKSQGVVSAEMLKNHITLNNIHPTTLLQMGEWERERLKKHSEEIDSTSSYRSSMYYQKYLTNYLMSLGKKDIGLEEVTEDFGKAYKAFLKRCKNFGASQTNHCLRWLNRLLYLAVDKEIICVNPCEEMEYETKPEARHRYISREEFKKILSTPMYDKRMELARRAFIFSTLTGLAYVDIMLLHPHHIGTNADGRRYIRINRKKTKIEAFIPLHPIAERILSLYNTTDDEQPVFPLPSRDALWFDIHEMGVIIGKEDNLSYHQSRHSFGTFLISADIPIESIAKMMGHSNIRTTQGYARITDDKISKDMDKLMERRKIQSTGEKPDSNK; encoded by the coding sequence ATGCGAAGTACATTTTCATTATTACCCTACATCAACCGCAGCAAGGTAAAGGCTGACGGTACGACCGCCGTATTGTGTCGTATAACCATTGACGGCAAACAGACCGTCATCAGTCCCGGAATTTATTGCAGACCGGAAGACTGGAACGGCAGGAAGAACGAGATAAAGTCCGCAAGGGAGAACAACCGTTTACGGGAATACCTGCGGATGACAGAGGAAGCCTATAATGAGATATTGAAATCGCAAGGTGTGGTCAGTGCGGAGATGCTGAAGAACCATATCACCTTGAACAACATCCATCCGACGACCCTCCTGCAAATGGGGGAATGGGAAAGAGAGCGTTTGAAGAAACATTCCGAGGAAATAGACTCAACTTCTTCCTATCGGAGTTCAATGTATTACCAGAAGTACCTGACAAATTATCTCATGTCTTTGGGTAAGAAAGACATAGGCCTTGAAGAAGTCACGGAAGACTTCGGCAAAGCCTACAAAGCGTTTTTGAAGAGATGCAAGAATTTCGGGGCTTCCCAAACCAACCATTGCCTGCGTTGGTTGAACCGCCTGCTGTATCTGGCAGTCGATAAGGAGATTATCTGCGTGAACCCTTGTGAGGAAATGGAATATGAAACCAAGCCGGAGGCAAGGCACAGGTATATCAGCCGTGAGGAGTTCAAGAAGATACTTTCCACCCCGATGTATGACAAGCGGATGGAACTGGCAAGACGGGCTTTCATCTTTTCGACCCTGACCGGACTGGCGTATGTGGATATAATGCTCCTGCATCCACATCATATCGGGACGAATGCGGATGGTAGGCGGTACATCCGCATCAACCGCAAGAAGACAAAGATAGAGGCGTTCATTCCACTGCATCCCATAGCGGAGCGGATATTGTCGCTGTATAACACGACTGACGATGAACAGCCCGTGTTCCCTCTTCCCAGCCGTGATGCCCTCTGGTTTGATATCCATGAGATGGGCGTTATCATAGGGAAAGAGGATAACTTGTCCTATCATCAAAGTCGGCACAGCTTCGGAACATTCCTGATTTCGGCGGATATACCTATCGAGAGCATCGCTAAAATGATGGGACATTCCAATATCCGGACGACACAGGGTTACGCACGGATAACCGATGATAAAATCTCGAAGGACATGGACAAGCTAATGGAACGCAGGAAGATACAATCTACCGGCGAAAAGCCAGACAGCAATAAGTAA